GGGGCTTACAACCTCGAGAATATCGCAAATACATTCAAAAGCACTTTTTCGTTTAAAACAGGTGTTTATGAAGGAAAAGGCAAATGATTAAGCTTTTATCTAAGGCTTTTTTCGAAAACATTGTGGCTTTGCGGACAATAATTTACTAAAATATGGCATATTTCTGTGTTTACAACCTTTGAATGTTAGAAAAGATGGCTTGATATCTTGATATATCTTGCCAATTGCGAGCTATTTTAAAAACAATCCTTGAGAAAACAGCCTTATCTAAAGATTATTATTAGTAGTTGAATAAATTAATAACAACATTTTATACGAAAAGAGCCATTTAAAAAATAGCACCTTGTCATTGTCCTTGGAGAGGAGAGTTGATGTGTTGTTAGTTGACGATGTTTATGAAATACAAGTTGATAAGAGTAAAATGCAAGCAACACTTATCCAGAAAGTACGAGCGGAAAACGAAACGATTTACACCATGGAAGATATGAAAATATTATTTAATCAGTATGGAATCATATACGGGATAAAAGAGATAATCGTACAAAAGGTTCTTACAGGTGAAATTGCTCTACCGGTCATTATTGCCGAAGGACAAGAGCCTGTCAATGGAGTGGATGCAACTTTAAAAGTGATATATCCAAGCCTATCAACAAGTAATCAAATAGACGACATTAAAAATGTTGACTTGAAACAAGTGATTAATATCCCATCGGTTACCCATGGACAATTAATTGGCCAAAAAATCACAGCAACAAAAGGAAGTTCTGGTAAAAATGTTTTCGGAGAGGAAGTTTTAGCGAAATCTGGTAAAGATTTTTCACTTCGACCGGGAAAAAATACTAGAGTCGATGATAATGGCTTAATGTTATATGCAATGATCGATGGGCAAATGTCAGTGGAAGGGAAGATTATCCATATATTCCCTGTGTTTGAGGTTAACGGTGACTTAGATTTAAAAACCGGTAATATTTCCTTTGTTGGCACCGTCAATATTAGAGGCAATGTGCCGGCAGGATTCGAAATTCACTCTAAAGGTGATATACGAATACATGGCACTGTCGAGGGGGCAGTATTGATTTCTGGTGGGTCTATTTATGTATCAACTGGCATCGTTGGTCAAGGAAAGGGATTAATAAAGGCTAAAGGAAACCTTCATACAACCTTTATCAACCAAGGTATTATTGAAGTTGAAGGTGATGTCAATTGTACTCAATCAATACTACATAGTACAGTCCAGGCAGATGGTACTGTATATTGTCATAAAGGTATTGGCAATATCGTTGGTGGCTCTATTTCTGCTGGAAAAAGCATTATAGCGAGAGAAGTTGGTAACTCACACAATACTCGTACATTTCTTTATTTA
The window above is part of the Anaerobacillus sp. CMMVII genome. Proteins encoded here:
- a CDS encoding DUF342 domain-containing protein; amino-acid sequence: MLVDDVYEIQVDKSKMQATLIQKVRAENETIYTMEDMKILFNQYGIIYGIKEIIVQKVLTGEIALPVIIAEGQEPVNGVDATLKVIYPSLSTSNQIDDIKNVDLKQVINIPSVTHGQLIGQKITATKGSSGKNVFGEEVLAKSGKDFSLRPGKNTRVDDNGLMLYAMIDGQMSVEGKIIHIFPVFEVNGDLDLKTGNISFVGTVNIRGNVPAGFEIHSKGDIRIHGTVEGAVLISGGSIYVSTGIVGQGKGLIKAKGNLHTTFINQGIIEVEGDVNCTQSILHSTVQADGTVYCHKGIGNIVGGSISAGKSIIAREVGNSHNTRTFLYLGANQNLMDKEHAFSEKLKRAEDDLTKLNTLLQKLNEKEKISPLTTNEKIIKLKVRNSLEVTIDALMEAKEKMEELQEVIGQFGKSTVIVEKQIYPNVDVHFGKYQQKIIAPHQRVKIHLEHSEIVISKM